The DNA sequence CTTTCGGATACCTCTTAATATCCAATCGTTGGTTATTGTAAGATTTTTAAAATAAGTCATTTATTTTGTAAAAAATATAAAAAGGAGTAAAAATGGTAGTCAATTTAAAAACAAAAATCCGTTTTTTAAGCGTTATAATGATTTTATTTATTAGTTCATTATATGCCCAAACTACGGTTTTTGAAGATCCATTAACTGGGGGAACTTCTTATGGAACATTGGTAGGTGGTTCGTTTTCTTCTGAGGGGTATAAACCTGGCACAGGTGCTGGCCATATTTTGTATAAATTACCATACCAAGTACCAAATGGTTATATGGAGTTTGAAATGAAAGGTTTTGCTGCATCTGCTATTCAGGATGCGCAAGGGGACGCAGACAATGGAATTTTTGGAATGTACGACGGAAGAGGAATTTCAGAACCAATACAATATTTTGATGATTTTAAGACCAATTTTTTCAGATGGAATTTTCATTATAGACAAAATAGAAGTGCTTATAAATGTGTTCTACAGTGTTCTGCACCAACCTCAAACAGGCTGAATGCAACCAAAGCCGTTTTTGGATATAACAGTTCAGGTTTAATTGCAAAAGATTGGGGTGAAGAACCTACAGGAAGTAATTATTCGACAAATACAAGCTCATGGTATAAAGTTAAAGTAACATGGCATGATAAACATTTTTCTGTTTCGATAAATGGAACTGTTATTTGGGAAGCTCATGGACCATATGATTATGCACCTATTGATCATAAAATTTGGTTAGGTAGTGCCCCTGGAGTAGGTGATAAATATACAAATTCAGTTCCTGGAGTTACCTATAGAAATGTTAAAGTTGTGACTTATGGAAATTCAACAACTCCTGTAAATAATTTATCAATTAGTCCATCATCACAAAATGTTGGATCAAGTGCAGGAAGTACAAATATTTCAGTTAGTTCAAACGTAAGCTGGAATGTAAGCGATAATGCAAGCTGGTTAACGATTACACCAACTTCGGGAAGTAATGGTGGAAGCCTAAATGCTACATTTACAGCAAATACCGGTTCAAGTTCAAGAATTGCAACGGTTACAGTTACTGGTGGTGGAATTACTAGAACTGCAACTATTACTCAATCTGGAACATCCACTACACCGGTTAATAGTTTAAGCATTAGTCCTGCTACACAAAATGTCGGATCAAGTGCTGGAAACACAAATATTTCAGTTAGTTCAAATGTAAGCTGGAATGTTAGTGACGATGCAAGCTGGTTGACGATATCTCCAACCTCTGGAAGTAATAATGGAAATTTAAATGCTTCATTTACTGCAAATACTGGTACAAGTTCAAGAACAGCAACAGTTACCGTTTCTGGTGGAGGAATTACTAGAACAGCAACTATTTCTCAATCGGGTACAAATGGTTCTGGTGGTGGAAGTTTTATTAATGTTCCAGTTAGTATAAATATTCCTAAAGATGCAGGATCAATAGAAGTGAAAGTTGAATCAAACATTAGTTGGTCAGTTAAAGATAATACTGGAAGTCAAGGTAGCTGGTTAACTAAAACTCCAAAAAATGGTACAGGAAATGGTATAGTTATTATGAAACATAAAGCGAATACTTCATCTAACTCCAGAACGGGAAATTTGATATTTTCTGGTGGGGGCATTACTAAAAGTATTCTTGTAACACAAGCTGGAGGTAATAGTAGTGGGGGTGGTAATTATATTGATGTTCCATCCACAATAAACACTTCAGGTTCTGCAGGATCATTTACTGTAAATGTAAGCTCTAATATCGCATGGTCAGTTAAAGATAATACTGGAATTGTTGGAGGTTGGATTAGTAAAGCCCCCAAGAATGGTATAGGAAATGGTACAGTAACGGTTAGAGTTCTTGCAAATTCAACAGGAAAAATTAGAAGTGGTAATTTAATCTTTTCCGGAGAAGGAATTACAAAAACAATAACAATTAATCAATCAGTAAATTCTGTTATTTCAGAAGTTAATAATAATGTAGAAAATGGAGCTATTGAAAGTGAAATTATATTTGAAGAAATTTCCTATGCTCCAACTAAATATGAAGTCTCAAATTATCCGAATCCATTTAACCCAACGACAACAATTCAATATTCGTTGCCTAGTGCTGGGTATACAGAACTGAAAGTTTATAATTCATTGGGTCAAATTGTTGAGGAATTGGTATCTGAATACAAAACCGAGGGAACATATAATGTTTCATTTAATGCTTCGAAATTATCTTCAGGAATTTATTTTTACACACTGCGTTCAGGAAAGTTTATTAAAACAAATAAAATGATTTTAGTTGAATAATAAAATGATCCAGGGCCCATCTTATATGTGGGCTCTGGATTTATTTTGATACTCACTTCTTTATATATAAATTCCCATCAAAAAAATAATAATATTTTCACAGGTATTTGTTTGTTACATTCTAAGATATACTTATTCAGCAATCGAGTTTTATAATCATTTGAAAACCAGTTTTAAAGAAAAAATAATACTATAAATAAATTCTTAAATCCTATCTTATTTACGTTAATAATAAACAACAAATTTCATTTTTTACATTTAGCTTTATAATTATTTTTATTTGTGATTCTTGTCATACTTTTTAACATATTGATCATTTATTTAGATAAGGTTAATTTATTTTGTGGTATTTATTATTAAATTTTATTTTTATAGGTACAATTTATTTTGCAATTGGTTACGAGTTTTAAGGAATAATATATGAAAACAATAAAATATTTGTTTTTTATAATAGTAATCTTAAATGTAAAGTTATTCACTCAAACAACTATTTTTGAAGATCCCTTAACTGGCTCAACTACATATGGAACTTCAGTTGGTGGTACTTTTACGTCGGAAGGGTATAAACCAGGAAAGGGAACTGGGCATATTTTATATATTCTGCCATACGAAGTTCCTAATGGATATATTGAATTTCAAATTAAAGGATTTACAGCTTCTGCTATCGAGGACGCTGAAGGTGATGCTGATAATGGTTTTTTTGGAATGTATGATGGGAGAGGAATATCAGAACCTATTTTATATTTTGATGATTTTAAAACCAATTTTTTCAGATGGAATTTCCATTACAGACAAAATAAAAATGCTTTTAAATCTGTTATTCAATGTGCCGCACCAACGCCAGAGAGATTAAATGCAACAAAAGCAGTCTTTGGATATACAAGTGAAGGATTAATTGCAAAAGATTGGGGAGAAGAACCAACAGGCTTAAATTATGTTACTAATTTAACATCTTGGTATACAGTAAAAGCAGAATGGAAGGATAAAAAGTTTACAATAACAATAAATGGAACCGTTGTTTGGTCTGTTAATGATGGAATCTATGATTATGTTCCCAAAGATCATAGAATTTGGCTTGGTAGCGCACCGGGAGTCGGTGATAAATATACTAACTCTGTTCCAGGTATAATATATAGAAATTTTAAAGCTGTAACTTACGGTGCGGTTGTTGATCCAGATAGTTTAACTATTACTCCTCAAAATCAAAATGTTAGCTTTTCTTCTGGTCAGATAAGCTATACTGTTGAATCAAATGTTAATTGGACAATTAATGAAAATTCTGATTGGTTGT is a window from the Ignavibacteriota bacterium genome containing:
- a CDS encoding T9SS type A sorting domain-containing protein produces the protein MVVNLKTKIRFLSVIMILFISSLYAQTTVFEDPLTGGTSYGTLVGGSFSSEGYKPGTGAGHILYKLPYQVPNGYMEFEMKGFAASAIQDAQGDADNGIFGMYDGRGISEPIQYFDDFKTNFFRWNFHYRQNRSAYKCVLQCSAPTSNRLNATKAVFGYNSSGLIAKDWGEEPTGSNYSTNTSSWYKVKVTWHDKHFSVSINGTVIWEAHGPYDYAPIDHKIWLGSAPGVGDKYTNSVPGVTYRNVKVVTYGNSTTPVNNLSISPSSQNVGSSAGSTNISVSSNVSWNVSDNASWLTITPTSGSNGGSLNATFTANTGSSSRIATVTVTGGGITRTATITQSGTSTTPVNSLSISPATQNVGSSAGNTNISVSSNVSWNVSDDASWLTISPTSGSNNGNLNASFTANTGTSSRTATVTVSGGGITRTATISQSGTNGSGGGSFINVPVSINIPKDAGSIEVKVESNISWSVKDNTGSQGSWLTKTPKNGTGNGIVIMKHKANTSSNSRTGNLIFSGGGITKSILVTQAGGNSSGGGNYIDVPSTINTSGSAGSFTVNVSSNIAWSVKDNTGIVGGWISKAPKNGIGNGTVTVRVLANSTGKIRSGNLIFSGEGITKTITINQSVNSVISEVNNNVENGAIESEIIFEEISYAPTKYEVSNYPNPFNPTTTIQYSLPSAGYTELKVYNSLGQIVEELVSEYKTEGTYNVSFNASKLSSGIYFYTLRSGKFIKTNKMILVE